The following are encoded together in the Paludisphaera mucosa genome:
- a CDS encoding ABC transporter ATP-binding protein, protein MKQPALIMSDGLTKAYGPTYALRDLSLDVRQGEVFGLLGPNGSGKTTTIRLWLGLMRPTRGRASIFGLDCWRGGLQVRRLVSYLPGELRMPGSLSGLGVLKFLSGLRDGEGLDRAAAIAERVMKLDLSRKVRKYSTGMKQKLALAQAFADPVDVLILDEPTSALDPSARLDVMNLIREAKAQGQTVIFSGHVLSEIESVCDRVAILRRGRLVHVEDMHARRRLRMVLARFAGEPPLPFPEELDLKVRGTEGAALLLEHGGELGPLLRWLATVPVEDLAIGTEDLHTLYNQFHGPDVDVAEDEDSAR, encoded by the coding sequence ATGAAGCAACCGGCCCTGATCATGTCGGACGGACTGACGAAGGCCTACGGGCCGACTTATGCGCTGCGCGACCTAAGTCTCGACGTACGCCAGGGTGAGGTGTTCGGGCTGCTGGGCCCGAACGGCTCGGGCAAGACGACGACGATCCGGCTTTGGTTAGGCCTGATGCGGCCGACTCGGGGCCGGGCGTCGATCTTCGGCCTCGACTGCTGGCGGGGCGGCCTGCAGGTGCGGCGGCTGGTCTCGTACCTGCCGGGCGAGCTGCGGATGCCGGGTTCGCTCTCGGGGCTGGGGGTCTTGAAGTTCCTCAGCGGCCTGCGCGACGGCGAGGGCCTCGACCGCGCCGCGGCGATCGCCGAGCGGGTGATGAAGCTGGACCTGAGTCGCAAGGTCCGGAAATACTCGACGGGCATGAAGCAGAAGCTGGCCCTGGCCCAGGCCTTCGCCGACCCGGTCGACGTCCTGATCCTCGACGAGCCGACCTCGGCCCTCGACCCCTCGGCGCGGCTCGACGTGATGAACCTGATCCGCGAGGCGAAGGCGCAAGGCCAGACGGTGATCTTCTCCGGCCACGTCCTCTCCGAGATCGAGTCGGTCTGCGACCGGGTGGCGATCCTCCGCCGGGGCCGCCTGGTCCATGTCGAGGACATGCACGCACGCCGTCGCCTGCGCATGGTCCTGGCTCGTTTCGCCGGCGAGCCCCCCCTCCCTTTCCCCGAGGAGCTGGATTTGAAGGTCCGGGGGACGGAGGGCGCGGCTCTCCTCTTGGAGCACGGCGGCGAGCTGGGCCCCCTGCTCCGCTGGCTGGCGACGGTCCCGGTCGAGGACCTGGCGATCGGGACCGAGGACCTCCACACCCTGTACAACCAGTTTCACGGCCCCGACGTCGACGTCGCCGAGGATGAGGACTCCGCCCGATGA
- a CDS encoding ABC transporter permease subunit, producing MKPFWTLVRKNLHDVRWSLFLSIVCLFALGWLLVYVASLQETRIRQALSDGKGFEWVRQLGLEANPPSIEIMMAFWNHPFIILLVAIWSIGRGANAVGAEIERGTLDMVMSRPVSRSAYLASQVLTSTLGLLAIAGALAAGAYAATFYNFLKTPPAFGLLMRPAFNLAALAFPMYGYTLLVSAIDIVRWRALMVGSVLTLGGFIARVIAVIPVFKDSAWRPWAERASLFTLYNPVDAVSDRSHYDYDVAVLLGLGSACIALAFLAFAVRDLPANS from the coding sequence ATGAAGCCGTTCTGGACCCTGGTCCGCAAGAATCTGCACGACGTGCGCTGGTCGCTCTTCCTGTCGATCGTCTGCCTGTTCGCCCTGGGCTGGCTGCTGGTCTACGTGGCGTCGCTGCAGGAGACGCGGATCCGCCAGGCCCTCAGCGACGGCAAGGGGTTCGAGTGGGTCCGCCAGCTCGGCCTGGAGGCGAATCCGCCGTCGATCGAGATCATGATGGCCTTCTGGAACCATCCGTTCATCATCCTGCTGGTGGCGATCTGGTCGATCGGCCGGGGGGCGAACGCGGTCGGCGCCGAGATCGAGCGCGGGACGCTCGACATGGTGATGTCGCGCCCCGTCTCCCGGTCGGCGTACCTGGCGTCGCAGGTCCTGACGTCGACCCTGGGCCTGCTGGCCATCGCCGGGGCCCTGGCGGCGGGCGCGTACGCGGCGACCTTCTACAACTTCTTGAAGACGCCCCCGGCGTTCGGGCTGCTGATGCGGCCGGCGTTCAACCTCGCCGCGCTGGCCTTCCCGATGTACGGCTACACGCTGCTCGTCTCGGCGATCGACATCGTCCGCTGGCGGGCGCTCATGGTGGGCTCGGTGCTGACGCTGGGCGGGTTCATCGCGCGGGTGATCGCCGTGATCCCCGTGTTCAAGGACTCGGCCTGGCGGCCCTGGGCCGAACGTGCGTCGCTGTTCACCCTCTATAATCCCGTGGACGCGGTCTCCGACCGCTCCCACTACGATTACGACGTGGCGGTGCTGCTGGGCCTGGGTTCGGCGTGCATCGCCCTGGCCTTCCTGGCGTTCGCCGTCCGCGACCTGCCGGCCAACTCCTGA
- a CDS encoding PhzF family phenazine biosynthesis protein has product MNPAPAPAITTVDAFTDRPFAGNPAAVCVLDAPAPEGWMQLVAREMNLSETAFLHPIDGGPRYRLRWFTPAVEVDLCGHATLATAHVLWEEGRLAADATAEFETRSGLLTARRVDGWIELDFPAKPADRRVEDPAELEAIAAALRSEVVSAHRNAFDLLVELADERAVRELAPDFGLVKGITPRGAIVTGRSSDPAFDFVSRFFCPNVGVDEDPVCGSAHCCSGPFWAARLGRADLLAHQVSARGGVLRLRIGAERVALAGQAVTTFRGRLQGAAGL; this is encoded by the coding sequence GTGAACCCCGCCCCCGCGCCCGCCATCACCACGGTCGACGCCTTCACGGATCGGCCCTTCGCCGGCAACCCGGCGGCCGTCTGCGTCCTCGACGCCCCCGCGCCCGAGGGCTGGATGCAGCTCGTCGCCCGCGAGATGAACCTGTCGGAGACCGCCTTCCTGCACCCGATCGACGGCGGCCCGAGATACCGCCTGCGCTGGTTCACCCCGGCCGTCGAGGTCGACCTCTGCGGCCACGCGACGCTCGCCACGGCGCACGTCCTGTGGGAGGAAGGTCGGCTCGCGGCCGACGCGACCGCCGAGTTCGAAACCCGCAGCGGGCTCCTGACCGCCCGCCGGGTCGACGGCTGGATCGAACTCGACTTCCCCGCCAAGCCCGCCGATCGACGGGTCGAGGACCCGGCCGAGCTGGAGGCGATCGCCGCGGCCCTGCGCAGCGAGGTCGTCTCGGCCCATCGCAACGCGTTCGACCTGCTGGTCGAGCTGGCCGACGAGCGCGCCGTGCGTGAATTGGCCCCGGACTTCGGCCTGGTGAAGGGGATCACCCCGCGCGGGGCGATCGTCACCGGCCGGTCGTCCGACCCGGCCTTCGACTTCGTCTCCCGCTTCTTCTGCCCCAACGTGGGCGTGGACGAGGACCCCGTCTGCGGCTCCGCCCATTGCTGCTCCGGCCCCTTCTGGGCCGCCCGCCTGGGCCGCGCCGACCTGCTCGCCCATCAGGTCTCCGCCCGAGGCGGCGTCCTCCGCCTCCGCATCGGCGCCGAACGCGTCGCCCTCGCCGGCCAGGCCGTCACCACCTTCCGCGGCCGCCTGCAAGGCGCGGCGGGGCTCTGA
- a CDS encoding type II toxin-antitoxin system ParD family antitoxin translates to MTIHLSDDGEQFVRSLIDAGRFASEDAVVEAALRLLHEHVEEAKSALLRHDVGEAVAQADRGEPTPFDPHDTIARVRSRQAAGPS, encoded by the coding sequence ATGACGATCCATCTGTCCGACGACGGCGAGCAGTTCGTCCGTTCGCTCATCGACGCAGGGCGGTTCGCCTCGGAAGACGCCGTGGTCGAGGCGGCTCTGAGGCTGCTTCACGAACATGTCGAGGAAGCCAAGTCGGCGCTGCTTCGCCATGACGTCGGCGAGGCCGTCGCCCAGGCCGATCGTGGCGAGCCGACGCCTTTCGACCCCCATGACACGATCGCCCGCGTCCGTTCCCGGCAGGCCGCCGGGCCCTCCTGA